Proteins encoded by one window of Chromobacterium violaceum ATCC 12472:
- the rpsG gene encoding 30S ribosomal protein S7 yields MPRRREVPKREILPDPKFGSQDLSKFMNVVMIDGKKSVAERIIYGALEQIEKKTGKNAIEVFNTALSNAKPVVEVKSRRVGGANYQVPVEVRPSRRMALAMRWLRDAARKRGEKSMDLRLAGELIDAAEGRGGAMKKRDEVHRMAEANKAFSHFRF; encoded by the coding sequence ATGCCACGTCGCAGAGAAGTCCCCAAGCGCGAAATTCTGCCGGATCCGAAGTTCGGTTCCCAGGATCTGTCCAAGTTCATGAACGTTGTCATGATCGACGGCAAGAAGTCTGTTGCCGAACGCATCATCTACGGCGCGCTGGAACAGATCGAAAAGAAAACCGGTAAGAACGCTATCGAAGTGTTCAACACCGCACTGTCCAACGCCAAGCCGGTGGTGGAAGTGAAGAGCCGCCGTGTAGGCGGTGCAAACTATCAAGTTCCTGTTGAAGTCCGCCCGTCCCGTCGTATGGCTCTGGCCATGCGCTGGCTGCGCGACGCCGCTCGCAAGCGCGGCGAGAAGTCCATGGATCTGCGCCTGGCTGGTGAGCTGATCGACGCGGCCGAAGGCCGTGGCGGCGCGATGAAGAAGCGTGACGAAGTGCACCGCATGGCAGAAGCCAACAAGGCCTTCTCGCACTTCCGTTTCTAA
- the rpsS gene encoding 30S ribosomal protein S19: MARSQKKGPFVDLHLLKKVDAVRATSDKRPIKTWSRRSTILPDFIGLTIAVHNGRTHVPVYVSENMVGHKLGEFSLTRTFKGHAADKKAKKK; the protein is encoded by the coding sequence ATGGCACGTTCGCAGAAAAAAGGCCCGTTCGTTGATCTGCACCTCCTGAAGAAGGTGGATGCGGTACGGGCAACCAGCGACAAGCGTCCGATCAAGACCTGGTCGCGTCGTTCGACCATCCTGCCGGACTTTATTGGTCTGACCATCGCTGTGCACAACGGTCGCACTCACGTTCCGGTCTATGTTTCTGAAAACATGGTCGGCCACAAACTGGGTGAATTCTCTCTGACTCGTACCTTCAAAGGCCACGCTGCCGACAAGAAGGCGAAGAAGAAGTAA
- the rpsJ gene encoding 30S ribosomal protein S10 has protein sequence MSSQKIRIRLKAFDYNLIDRSAQEIVETAKRTGAVVKGPVPLPTKIERFNVLRSPHVNKTSRDQLEIRTHLRLMDIVDPTDKTVDALMKLDLPAGVDVEIKLQ, from the coding sequence ATGTCTAGCCAAAAAATCCGCATCCGCCTGAAAGCGTTCGATTACAACCTGATCGACCGTTCTGCCCAGGAAATCGTTGAAACCGCCAAGCGCACCGGCGCCGTCGTCAAGGGCCCGGTTCCGCTGCCGACCAAGATCGAGCGTTTCAACGTTCTGCGTTCCCCGCACGTGAACAAGACTTCCCGCGACCAGCTGGAAATCCGCACTCACCTGCGTCTGATGGACATCGTAGACCCGACCGACAAGACTGTTGATGCTCTGATGAAGCTCGACCTGCCGGCCGGTGTGGATGTGGAAATCAAGCTGCAGTAA
- the rpmC gene encoding 50S ribosomal protein L29: protein MKASELKAKTVDELKAELLSLLKAQFALRMQHATQQLAKTSELKKVRRDIARVRTVLKEKAV, encoded by the coding sequence ATGAAAGCGTCCGAACTGAAAGCCAAAACTGTTGACGAGCTGAAGGCGGAACTGCTGAGCCTGCTGAAGGCCCAGTTTGCGCTGCGCATGCAGCACGCTACTCAGCAACTCGCCAAGACCTCTGAACTGAAGAAAGTGCGTCGCGACATCGCTCGCGTGCGTACCGTTCTGAAAGAAAAGGCAGTTTAA
- the rplN gene encoding 50S ribosomal protein L14: protein MIQMQTMLEVADNTGARHVQCIKVLGGSKRRYASVGDIIKVSIKDAAPRGRVKKGDVYNAVVVRTAKGVRRPDGSLIKFDSNAAVLLNNKLEPIGTRIFGPVTRELRTERFMKIVSLAPEVL from the coding sequence ATGATCCAAATGCAGACCATGCTTGAGGTCGCTGACAACACTGGTGCACGTCATGTTCAGTGCATCAAAGTGCTGGGTGGCTCCAAGCGTCGCTATGCTAGCGTAGGTGACATCATCAAGGTGAGCATCAAGGATGCCGCTCCGCGTGGACGCGTCAAAAAAGGCGACGTATACAACGCGGTCGTGGTACGCACTGCCAAAGGCGTGCGCCGTCCGGATGGCTCTTTGATCAAGTTTGACAGCAATGCTGCTGTTCTGCTCAATAACAAGCTTGAGCCGATCGGCACTCGCATCTTCGGACCCGTTACGCGCGAACTGCGTACCGAGCGTTTCATGAAGATCGTATCGCTGGCTCCTGAAGTTCTGTAA
- the rplD gene encoding 50S ribosomal protein L4, which produces MELNVINTQGKAVGSLQVSDALFGREYNEALVHQVVTAFLANARSGNRAQLTRAEVKHSTKKPFRQKGTGNARAGMTSTPNRRGGGRAFPNKPDENFTQKVNRKMYRAGIATILSQLVRDERLIVVDDLSVASPKTKEFVGAVQPMGLEQALFITNELSENLYLSSRNLPNMLVIEAVQADPYSLLRFKKTVITRDAVKQLEEQWA; this is translated from the coding sequence ATGGAATTGAATGTAATCAATACCCAAGGCAAGGCTGTTGGCAGCCTGCAAGTGTCCGACGCTCTGTTCGGCCGCGAATACAACGAAGCTCTGGTGCATCAGGTTGTGACCGCGTTCCTGGCGAACGCTCGCAGCGGCAACCGTGCCCAGCTGACTCGTGCTGAAGTGAAGCACTCGACCAAGAAGCCGTTCCGTCAGAAGGGCACTGGTAACGCTCGTGCCGGTATGACTTCCACCCCGAACCGTCGTGGTGGTGGCCGTGCCTTCCCGAACAAGCCGGACGAGAACTTCACTCAGAAGGTTAACCGCAAGATGTACCGCGCGGGCATTGCGACCATCCTGTCGCAACTGGTGCGTGACGAACGCCTGATCGTGGTTGACGACCTGTCGGTTGCCAGCCCGAAGACCAAGGAATTCGTCGGCGCCGTTCAGCCGATGGGTCTGGAGCAAGCTCTGTTCATCACCAATGAGCTGAGCGAAAACCTCTATCTCTCTTCGCGTAACCTGCCGAACATGCTGGTTATCGAAGCGGTTCAGGCCGATCCGTACAGCCTGCTGCGCTTCAAGAAGACCGTGATCACCCGCGACGCCGTGAAGCAACTGGAGGAGCAGTGGGCATGA
- the rplV gene encoding 50S ribosomal protein L22: MRVSANLKSVRLSAQKCRLVADLVRGKSVDQALNILAFSPKKGAVIIKKVLESAIANAEHNEGADIDTLRVTSIFVDKGASLKRFTARAKGRGNRIEKQTCHISLTVGN; this comes from the coding sequence ATGAGAGTATCTGCAAATCTGAAAAGTGTTCGCCTGTCGGCTCAAAAGTGCCGCCTGGTGGCCGATCTGGTCCGCGGCAAGTCCGTAGACCAGGCGCTGAATATCCTGGCCTTCTCCCCGAAGAAGGGCGCGGTAATCATCAAGAAAGTGCTGGAATCTGCAATCGCTAACGCCGAGCACAACGAAGGCGCTGACATCGACACCCTGCGTGTCACCAGCATCTTTGTTGACAAGGGCGCTAGTCTGAAGCGTTTCACTGCCCGTGCTAAGGGTCGTGGCAACCGCATCGAAAAGCAGACCTGCCACATTTCCTTGACCGTTGGCAATTAA
- the tuf gene encoding elongation factor Tu — MAKEKFERTKPHVNVGTIGHVDHGKTTLTAAITTILSKKFGGEAKDYSQIDSAPEEKARGITINTAHVEYETETRHYAHVDCPGHADYVKNMITGAAQMDGAILVCSAADGPMPQTREHILLSRQVGVPYIIVYLNKADLVDDAELLELVEMEVRDLLSSYDFPGDDTPIVTGSARLALEGDQSEMGEPSIFRLADALDSYIPTPERAIDKPFLLPIEDVFSISGRGTVVTGRVERGIVKVGEELEIVGLKDTVKTTCTGVEMFRKLLDQGQAGDNVGVLLRGTKREDVERGQVLAKPGTITPHTKFEASVYVLSKDEGGRHTPFFANYRPQFYFRTTDVTGAISLAEGVEMVMPGDNVEIKVELIAPIAMEEGLRFAIREGGRTVGAGVVAKIIA; from the coding sequence ATGGCAAAAGAAAAGTTTGAGCGGACCAAACCGCACGTAAACGTAGGCACCATCGGTCACGTGGACCACGGTAAGACCACCCTGACCGCTGCTATCACCACGATTCTGTCGAAGAAGTTCGGTGGCGAAGCCAAAGACTACTCCCAGATCGACAGCGCGCCGGAAGAGAAGGCTCGTGGTATCACCATCAATACCGCGCACGTTGAATACGAAACCGAGACCCGCCACTACGCTCACGTAGACTGCCCGGGCCACGCCGACTACGTTAAGAACATGATCACCGGTGCTGCCCAGATGGACGGCGCGATCCTGGTCTGCTCGGCCGCTGACGGTCCGATGCCGCAAACCCGCGAACACATCCTGCTGTCCCGCCAGGTTGGCGTGCCGTACATCATCGTCTACCTGAACAAGGCTGACCTGGTTGACGACGCCGAGCTGCTGGAACTGGTGGAAATGGAAGTGCGCGATCTGCTGTCTTCCTATGACTTCCCGGGCGACGACACCCCGATCGTGACCGGCTCCGCTCGTCTGGCGCTGGAAGGCGACCAGTCCGAAATGGGCGAACCGTCGATCTTCCGTCTGGCTGACGCGCTGGATTCCTACATCCCGACTCCGGAGCGCGCCATCGACAAGCCGTTCCTGCTGCCGATCGAAGACGTGTTCTCGATCTCCGGCCGCGGCACCGTGGTGACCGGTCGCGTAGAGCGCGGCATCGTGAAAGTGGGTGAAGAACTGGAAATCGTGGGTCTGAAAGACACCGTGAAGACCACCTGCACCGGCGTGGAAATGTTCCGCAAGCTGCTGGACCAAGGTCAAGCCGGCGACAACGTGGGCGTGCTGCTGCGCGGCACCAAGCGTGAAGACGTGGAGCGCGGCCAGGTTCTGGCCAAGCCGGGCACCATCACCCCGCACACCAAGTTCGAAGCTTCGGTGTACGTTCTGTCCAAGGACGAAGGTGGCCGTCACACCCCGTTCTTCGCGAACTACCGTCCGCAGTTCTATTTCCGCACCACCGACGTGACCGGCGCGATCTCGCTGGCCGAAGGCGTGGAAATGGTAATGCCGGGCGACAACGTGGAAATCAAGGTTGAGCTGATCGCCCCGATCGCCATGGAAGAAGGTCTGCGCTTCGCCATCCGCGAAGGCGGCCGTACCGTCGGCGCCGGCGTGGTTGCCAAGATCATCGCTTAA
- the rpsC gene encoding 30S ribosomal protein S3, giving the protein MGQKIHPTGFRLAVNKNWSSKWFASSQNFPEMLKQDIEVREFLKKRLGHASVGRVTIERPAKSARITIHSARPGVVIGKKGEDIEVLKQELQKRLGVPVHVNIEEVRKPELDAQIIADGIASQLEKRVMFRRAMKRAMQNAMRLGAEGIKIMSSGRLNGIDIARSEWYREGRVPLHTLRADVDYATSEAKTTYGIIGIKVWVYKGELKPGQVQATPAAPEKKMRKGARNAAAN; this is encoded by the coding sequence ATGGGTCAGAAGATTCATCCGACGGGATTCCGTCTTGCCGTTAACAAAAACTGGTCTTCCAAGTGGTTCGCGTCCTCGCAGAACTTCCCGGAAATGCTGAAGCAGGATATCGAAGTTCGCGAATTCCTGAAGAAGCGTCTGGGTCACGCTTCGGTTGGCCGCGTAACCATCGAGCGTCCGGCCAAGTCCGCCCGCATCACCATTCACAGCGCCCGTCCGGGCGTCGTGATCGGCAAGAAGGGCGAAGACATTGAAGTTCTGAAGCAAGAACTGCAAAAGCGCCTGGGTGTGCCGGTTCACGTGAACATCGAAGAAGTTCGCAAGCCGGAACTGGACGCGCAAATCATCGCCGACGGCATCGCTTCCCAGCTGGAGAAGCGCGTGATGTTCCGTCGCGCCATGAAGCGCGCCATGCAGAACGCCATGCGTCTGGGTGCCGAAGGCATCAAGATCATGTCGTCCGGCCGTCTGAACGGCATCGACATCGCTCGCAGCGAATGGTACCGCGAAGGCCGCGTGCCGCTGCATACCCTGCGCGCCGATGTGGATTACGCTACCTCTGAAGCCAAGACCACCTACGGTATCATCGGCATCAAGGTATGGGTGTACAAGGGCGAGCTGAAGCCGGGCCAGGTTCAGGCGACTCCGGCTGCTCCCGAGAAGAAAATGAGAAAGGGTGCCCGCAATGCTGCAGCCAACTAG
- the rplW gene encoding 50S ribosomal protein L23, with amino-acid sequence MNQERLLQVILAPIVSEKSTMIAEKNQQVAFRVAKDATKPEIKAAVEMLFNVKVDGVSTVNVKGKVKRFGRTIGRRSDWKKAYVSLVDGQELDLTATPAAAE; translated from the coding sequence ATGAACCAAGAACGTCTGTTGCAAGTAATCCTTGCGCCCATCGTTTCCGAAAAGAGCACCATGATCGCTGAGAAGAACCAGCAAGTGGCGTTCCGCGTTGCCAAAGACGCGACCAAGCCGGAAATCAAGGCCGCTGTCGAAATGCTGTTCAACGTAAAAGTTGATGGCGTTTCCACCGTGAACGTCAAGGGCAAGGTTAAGCGTTTCGGCCGTACCATCGGTCGTCGCAGTGACTGGAAAAAGGCCTACGTTAGCCTGGTCGATGGTCAAGAACTTGACCTGACCGCTACCCCGGCCGCGGCGGAGTAA
- the rplB gene encoding 50S ribosomal protein L2: protein MPIVKVKPTSAGRRAVVKVVNPDLHKGAPHAALVEKKNSTGGRNHNGHITTRHRGGGHKKHYRLIDFRRNKDGIPAKVERIEYDPNRTAHIALLCYADGERRYIIAPRGVKVGAVLLSGSEAPIKAGNALPIRNIPVGTTIHCVEMQPGKGAQMVRSAGASAMLLAREGVYAQLRLRSGEIRLVHVDCRATVGEVGNEEHSLRKLGKAGATRWRGIRPTVRGTAMNPIDHPHGGGEGRTGEGRVPVSPWGTPAKGFRTRRNKRTDNMIVRRRYSNKG, encoded by the coding sequence ATGCCTATCGTTAAGGTAAAACCGACTTCCGCGGGTCGTCGTGCCGTAGTCAAGGTGGTAAACCCTGATCTGCACAAGGGCGCTCCGCACGCAGCTCTGGTTGAGAAGAAAAACTCGACCGGCGGCCGCAATCACAATGGCCACATCACCACGCGTCATCGTGGCGGTGGTCACAAGAAGCACTACCGTCTGATCGACTTCCGTCGCAACAAGGATGGCATCCCGGCGAAAGTGGAACGCATCGAATACGATCCGAACCGCACCGCCCACATCGCCCTGTTGTGCTACGCCGACGGCGAGCGCCGCTACATCATCGCCCCGCGCGGCGTGAAGGTTGGCGCCGTGCTGCTGTCCGGTTCCGAGGCTCCGATCAAGGCCGGTAACGCTCTGCCGATCCGCAACATTCCGGTGGGTACCACTATCCACTGCGTGGAAATGCAACCCGGCAAGGGCGCTCAGATGGTTCGTTCCGCTGGCGCTTCTGCAATGCTGCTGGCTCGCGAAGGCGTGTACGCTCAACTGCGTCTGCGCTCCGGCGAGATCCGCCTGGTGCACGTCGATTGCCGTGCGACCGTTGGCGAAGTGGGTAACGAAGAGCACTCCCTGCGCAAGCTGGGCAAGGCTGGCGCGACCCGTTGGCGCGGCATCCGTCCGACCGTTCGCGGTACGGCGATGAACCCGATCGATCACCCGCACGGTGGTGGTGAAGGCCGCACTGGCGAAGGCCGCGTACCGGTTAGCCCGTGGGGCACTCCGGCCAAGGGCTTCCGTACCCGTCGCAACAAGCGTACCGACAACATGATCGTACGCCGTCGCTATTCCAACAAAGGGTAA
- the fusA gene encoding elongation factor G, with translation MARKTPIERYRNIGISAHIDAGKTTTTERILFYTGVNHKIGEVHDGAATMDWMEQEQERGITITSAATTTFWKGMAMQFPEHRFNIIDTPGHVDFTIEVERSMRVLDGAVMVYCAVGGVQPQSETVWRQANKYKVPRIAFVNKMDRQGANFFRAVEQVKTRLRGNPVPIVVPIGAEDGFSGVVDLLKMKAIIWDEASQGMKFEYGDIPADLVSVAEEWREKMVEAAAEVSDEMMDKYLGGETLTEEEIIAGLRERTLKCEIQPMLCGSAFKNKGVQRMLDAVIELLPSPTEVPAIKGETDGVEAERHASDDEPFSALAFKLMNDPYVGQLTFFRVYSGVVKSGDTVLNSVKGKKERIGRIVQMHANDRKEIEEVRAGDIAAAIGLKEVTTGETLCAVDAEIILERMEFPDPVIHVAVEPKTKADQEKMGVALNRLAKEDPSFRVRTDEESGQTIISGMGELHLEILVDRMKREFGVEANVGAPQVAYRETITKTVTDVEGKHVKQSGGKGQYGHAVITLEPSGEGKGYQFFDEIKGGVIPREFIPSVDKGIQNTLGNGILAGFPVVDVTVRLTFGSYHDVDSSQIAFELAGSLAFKEAMRRAGPCILEPMMAVEVETPEEYMGDVMGDLNRRRGMVQGMDDDGLGGKKIKAEVPLAEMFGYSTDLRSATQGRATYSMEFKHYSEAPKHVAEAVMAAKK, from the coding sequence GTGGCAAGGAAAACCCCCATTGAGCGCTACCGTAACATCGGTATCTCCGCTCACATCGACGCCGGTAAGACCACTACTACCGAGCGTATTCTGTTTTACACCGGTGTAAACCACAAAATCGGTGAAGTGCATGATGGCGCCGCCACCATGGACTGGATGGAGCAGGAACAGGAGCGTGGCATCACGATCACCTCCGCTGCGACCACTACCTTCTGGAAAGGTATGGCCATGCAGTTCCCGGAGCATCGCTTCAACATCATCGACACCCCGGGACACGTGGACTTTACCATCGAGGTAGAGCGTTCCATGCGTGTTCTGGACGGCGCCGTGATGGTGTACTGCGCCGTGGGCGGCGTGCAGCCGCAGTCTGAAACCGTATGGCGTCAGGCTAACAAGTACAAGGTTCCGCGCATCGCGTTCGTGAACAAGATGGACCGTCAAGGCGCCAACTTCTTCCGCGCCGTGGAGCAGGTGAAGACCCGCCTGCGCGGCAATCCGGTGCCTATCGTGGTGCCGATCGGCGCTGAAGACGGCTTCTCCGGCGTTGTCGACCTGCTGAAGATGAAGGCCATCATTTGGGACGAAGCCTCTCAAGGCATGAAGTTCGAATATGGCGACATCCCGGCCGACCTGGTTTCCGTGGCCGAAGAATGGCGCGAGAAGATGGTCGAAGCCGCTGCCGAAGTCAGCGACGAGATGATGGACAAGTACCTGGGCGGCGAAACGCTGACCGAGGAAGAAATCATCGCCGGTCTGCGCGAGCGTACCCTGAAGTGCGAAATCCAGCCGATGCTGTGCGGTTCCGCGTTCAAGAACAAGGGTGTTCAGCGCATGCTGGACGCCGTGATTGAACTGCTGCCGTCGCCGACCGAAGTGCCGGCGATCAAGGGCGAAACCGACGGCGTCGAAGCCGAGCGTCACGCTTCCGACGACGAGCCGTTCTCGGCTCTGGCGTTCAAGCTGATGAACGACCCGTACGTGGGTCAGCTGACCTTCTTCCGCGTCTACTCCGGCGTGGTGAAGTCCGGCGACACCGTGCTGAACTCGGTGAAGGGCAAGAAGGAACGTATCGGCCGTATCGTGCAAATGCACGCCAACGACCGTAAGGAAATCGAAGAAGTGCGCGCCGGCGACATCGCCGCGGCGATCGGCCTGAAGGAAGTCACCACTGGTGAAACCCTGTGCGCCGTCGACGCGGAAATCATCCTGGAGCGCATGGAGTTCCCGGATCCGGTGATCCACGTTGCCGTTGAGCCGAAGACCAAGGCTGACCAGGAAAAGATGGGCGTGGCCCTGAACCGCCTGGCCAAGGAAGATCCGTCGTTCCGCGTGCGTACCGACGAAGAATCCGGCCAGACCATCATTTCCGGCATGGGCGAGCTGCACCTGGAAATTCTGGTTGACCGCATGAAGCGCGAATTCGGCGTTGAAGCCAACGTCGGCGCGCCGCAAGTGGCTTACCGTGAAACCATCACCAAGACTGTTACCGATGTGGAAGGCAAGCACGTTAAGCAGTCCGGTGGTAAGGGTCAGTACGGTCACGCCGTGATCACGCTGGAACCGTCCGGCGAAGGCAAGGGTTACCAGTTCTTCGACGAGATCAAGGGTGGCGTGATTCCGCGTGAATTCATTCCGTCCGTCGACAAGGGTATCCAGAACACTCTGGGTAACGGTATCCTTGCCGGCTTCCCGGTGGTGGACGTGACTGTGCGTCTGACCTTCGGTTCCTACCACGACGTCGACTCCTCGCAGATCGCGTTCGAACTGGCAGGCTCGCTGGCATTCAAGGAAGCCATGCGTCGCGCCGGTCCGTGCATCCTCGAGCCGATGATGGCCGTGGAAGTGGAAACTCCGGAAGAGTACATGGGTGACGTCATGGGTGACCTGAACCGCCGCCGCGGCATGGTGCAGGGCATGGACGACGACGGTCTGGGTGGCAAGAAGATCAAGGCCGAAGTACCGCTGGCCGAAATGTTCGGCTATTCCACCGACCTGCGTTCCGCTACCCAGGGTCGTGCGACCTACTCCATGGAGTTCAAGCACTACTCCGAGGCTCCGAAGCACGTCGCTGAAGCCGTAATGGCCGCCAAGAAGTAA
- the rpsQ gene encoding 30S ribosomal protein S17: MSETKVVRTLTGVVVSDKMDKTVTVLVERKVKHPIYGKIIRRSKKFHAHDENNEFKAGDLVVISESRPLSKTKSWVVTGLVEKSRQV, translated from the coding sequence ATGAGCGAAACCAAAGTAGTGCGTACGCTGACCGGCGTTGTGGTCAGCGACAAGATGGATAAGACTGTAACCGTTCTGGTCGAGCGCAAAGTCAAGCACCCGATCTACGGCAAGATTATCCGTCGCTCCAAGAAGTTCCACGCACACGACGAGAACAACGAGTTCAAGGCAGGCGACCTGGTGGTCATCAGCGAGTCCCGCCCGCTCTCGAAGACCAAGTCGTGGGTGGTAACTGGCCTGGTTGAGAAATCTCGTCAGGTATAA
- the rplP gene encoding 50S ribosomal protein L16, giving the protein MLQPTRLKYRKQHKGRNTGIATRGNKVSFGDFGLKAIGRGRLTARQIEAARRAMTRHIKRGGRIWIRIFPDKPITSKPAEVRMGGGKGSPEYYVAEIQPGKMLYEMDGVSEELAREAFRLAAAKLPIATVFVTKQVGQ; this is encoded by the coding sequence ATGCTGCAGCCAACTAGACTCAAGTACCGCAAACAGCACAAAGGCCGTAACACCGGTATCGCCACCCGTGGCAACAAGGTGAGCTTTGGCGATTTCGGTCTGAAGGCTATTGGTCGTGGTCGTCTGACCGCGCGTCAGATCGAAGCTGCGCGTCGTGCGATGACCCGTCACATCAAGCGTGGCGGCCGCATCTGGATCCGTATCTTCCCGGACAAGCCGATCACCTCCAAGCCTGCCGAAGTCCGTATGGGCGGGGGTAAGGGCTCTCCGGAGTACTACGTGGCTGAAATTCAGCCTGGCAAGATGCTGTATGAAATGGATGGCGTATCCGAGGAACTCGCTCGCGAAGCTTTCCGTCTGGCCGCAGCTAAGTTGCCGATCGCCACTGTGTTCGTAACCAAACAGGTAGGTCAGTAA
- the rplX gene encoding 50S ribosomal protein L24: protein MRKIRKGDEVVVITGKDKGKRGTVLRVLETKLVVEGVNVAKKHQKPNPVRGVAGGIVEKTMPIDASNVAIFNPASQKADRVGFKVLEDGRKVRVFKSSGEVIGA from the coding sequence ATGCGCAAGATTCGCAAGGGTGATGAAGTCGTAGTAATCACCGGCAAAGACAAGGGTAAGCGCGGCACCGTCCTGCGTGTTCTGGAAACCAAGCTGGTTGTGGAAGGCGTGAATGTCGCCAAGAAGCACCAGAAGCCGAACCCGGTACGTGGCGTAGCTGGCGGTATCGTCGAGAAGACCATGCCCATCGACGCTTCTAACGTCGCGATTTTCAATCCGGCAAGCCAAAAGGCTGACCGCGTAGGCTTCAAGGTTCTTGAAGACGGCCGCAAGGTGCGCGTGTTCAAGTCCAGCGGCGAAGTTATCGGCGCCTAA
- the rplC gene encoding 50S ribosomal protein L3, translating into MSLGLVGRKVGMTRIFAEDGATIPVTVLDMSSNRVTQIKTAETDGYNAVQVTYGSKKASRVNKADAGHFAKAGVEAGLGLAEFALSADALSNFKPGDAIAVEIFTVGQLVDVTGTSKGKGFSGVIKRHNFSSNRASHGNSRSHNTPGSIGQAQDPGRVFPGKRMAGQYGNVKSTVQCLEIVRVDAERQLILVKGAVPGAKNGDVVVRPSVKAGA; encoded by the coding sequence ATGAGTTTAGGTCTTGTCGGTCGCAAAGTCGGCATGACCCGCATTTTTGCCGAAGATGGCGCAACCATCCCGGTAACTGTGCTGGACATGTCCTCTAACCGCGTCACGCAAATCAAAACCGCAGAAACCGACGGCTACAACGCCGTTCAGGTTACCTATGGCTCCAAGAAGGCTAGCCGCGTAAACAAGGCTGATGCCGGTCACTTCGCCAAGGCTGGCGTGGAAGCCGGTCTGGGTCTGGCCGAGTTCGCTCTGTCCGCCGACGCGCTGTCCAACTTCAAGCCGGGCGATGCTATCGCTGTCGAAATCTTCACCGTTGGTCAACTGGTTGATGTAACCGGCACCTCCAAGGGTAAGGGTTTCTCCGGCGTGATCAAGCGCCACAACTTCTCTTCCAACCGTGCTTCGCACGGTAACTCGCGTTCGCACAATACGCCGGGTTCCATCGGTCAAGCTCAAGATCCGGGTCGCGTTTTCCCGGGTAAGCGCATGGCCGGTCAATACGGCAACGTGAAGAGCACTGTTCAGTGCCTCGAGATCGTTCGTGTCGATGCCGAGCGTCAACTGATCCTGGTCAAGGGCGCTGTCCCGGGTGCCAAGAACGGCGACGTGGTCGTGCGTCCTAGCGTGAAGGCGGGTGCGTGA
- the rpsL gene encoding 30S ribosomal protein S12: MPTINQLVRKGRVAITAKSKVPALEACPQKRGVCTRVYTTTPKKPNSALRKVCKVRLTNGFEVISYIGGEGHNLQEHSVVLIRGGRVKDLPGVRYHTVRGSLDTAGVKDRKQARSKYGAKRPK, from the coding sequence ATGCCAACCATTAACCAACTCGTTCGCAAGGGCCGCGTCGCCATCACGGCGAAGAGCAAGGTGCCTGCGCTGGAAGCCTGCCCGCAGAAGCGTGGCGTGTGCACCCGTGTTTACACCACCACTCCGAAGAAGCCGAACTCGGCTCTGCGTAAAGTGTGCAAGGTTCGTCTGACCAACGGTTTCGAAGTCATTTCGTACATCGGCGGTGAAGGCCACAACCTGCAGGAACACTCCGTGGTGCTGATCCGCGGCGGTCGTGTGAAGGACTTGCCGGGTGTGCGTTACCACACCGTGCGCGGTTCCCTGGATACCGCAGGCGTTAAAGACCGTAAGCAAGCTCGCTCCAAGTACGGCGCCAAGCGTCCCAAGTAA